A single region of the Actinoplanes sp. SE50/110 genome encodes:
- a CDS encoding glycoside hydrolase family 2 protein, with amino-acid sequence MTSVQDLAGSWELHGDGVDLPATVPGCVHTDLLAAGRIPDPFQDDNEHAVAWVGRADWTYRREVAWTGPAHERIDLVFEGLDTVATVELGGTTLGSSRNMHRSFRYDVTDLLDGDPRPLAVRFESAYTEAERVRELLGARDNAYPEPFNFIRKMACSFGWDWGPTLVTAGIWRPVRLEGWSTARLAEVRPLATYADGLGRLDLTVGVERTRDRDLHARVLLDGYEIAVLEIRDGETVAQAIVDAGAVTPWNPRGHGEPALYELSVELLDGDTVLDRWQRRTGFRTVAIDQTGGGFVFHLNGAPILVKGVNWIPDDIFPSRMTRARYELRLREAADAGVNLIRVWGGGLYESRDFYEVCDELGLMVWQDFLFACADYPEEEPLFSEVVAEARENVARLAPHPSLITWNGNNENLWLHLAMPWNADGKYETWGSRYYLETLPEIVAELDPTRPYQAGSPWSGSWDHAPNDTEHGTFHSWEVWNREDYLNYRNSTPRFVAEFGWQAPPAWTTLRDAVSDEPMLPDSPGVLHHQKAEDGNGKLARGLAPHFGDPASLSVEAWHYLTQLNQVRAIRTGVEHWQSHWPHTGGSILWQLNDLWPVTSWAAIDGAGRHKPLYHALHELYAPRALTIQPRDRALVVAVLNDHPAAWTGTVLIERQDTGGAVLASTVQHVSVAARSVTLIPVPADLVGEVLVARLDDARALWFPTEYSSDDPALTIDVESVPGGLDVHVRAVGLARDLLLQPDRIHPQATVDRGFVTLLAGESTVFHVRAPIELDPTLVKTPWVLTDLSSVLNRGKN; translated from the coding sequence ATGACCTCAGTGCAAGACCTGGCCGGCTCCTGGGAGTTGCACGGCGACGGCGTCGACCTCCCCGCCACGGTGCCCGGCTGCGTGCACACCGACCTGCTCGCCGCGGGTCGCATCCCGGACCCGTTCCAGGACGACAACGAGCACGCGGTTGCCTGGGTGGGCCGCGCCGACTGGACCTACCGCCGCGAGGTGGCCTGGACCGGGCCTGCGCACGAACGGATCGACCTGGTCTTCGAGGGCCTCGACACGGTCGCGACCGTTGAACTCGGCGGCACCACGCTCGGCTCTTCCCGCAACATGCACCGCAGTTTCCGGTACGACGTGACCGATCTGCTCGACGGTGATCCGCGGCCGCTGGCCGTCCGGTTCGAGTCCGCCTACACCGAGGCCGAACGGGTCCGCGAGCTGCTCGGCGCGCGCGACAACGCGTACCCCGAGCCGTTCAACTTCATCCGCAAGATGGCCTGCAGCTTCGGCTGGGACTGGGGGCCGACGCTGGTGACCGCCGGCATCTGGCGCCCGGTCCGCTTGGAAGGCTGGAGCACAGCCCGCCTCGCCGAGGTCCGCCCTCTCGCCACCTACGCCGACGGCCTCGGCCGGCTCGACCTCACCGTCGGCGTCGAACGGACCCGAGATCGCGATCTGCACGCGCGGGTGCTGCTCGACGGGTACGAGATCGCCGTACTGGAGATCCGGGATGGGGAAACGGTCGCGCAAGCGATCGTCGATGCCGGGGCGGTGACGCCGTGGAATCCGCGCGGGCACGGCGAACCGGCTCTCTACGAGCTGAGCGTCGAGCTGCTCGACGGCGACACCGTGCTGGACCGCTGGCAGCGCCGTACCGGGTTCCGCACGGTCGCGATCGACCAGACCGGTGGCGGGTTCGTGTTCCACCTCAACGGCGCGCCGATCCTGGTCAAGGGCGTCAATTGGATCCCGGACGACATCTTCCCGTCCCGGATGACCCGGGCGCGCTACGAGCTTCGGCTGCGTGAGGCGGCCGACGCCGGCGTCAACCTGATCCGGGTGTGGGGTGGCGGTCTCTACGAGAGCCGTGACTTCTACGAGGTCTGCGACGAGCTGGGCCTGATGGTCTGGCAGGACTTCCTGTTCGCGTGCGCCGACTATCCCGAGGAGGAGCCGCTGTTCTCCGAGGTGGTCGCCGAGGCCCGGGAGAACGTCGCGCGCCTCGCCCCGCACCCCAGCCTGATCACCTGGAACGGCAACAACGAGAACCTGTGGCTGCACCTGGCCATGCCGTGGAACGCCGACGGCAAGTACGAGACCTGGGGTTCCCGCTATTACCTCGAGACGCTGCCCGAGATCGTGGCCGAGCTCGACCCGACCCGGCCCTACCAGGCCGGCAGCCCCTGGTCCGGCTCCTGGGACCACGCGCCCAACGACACCGAGCACGGCACCTTCCACTCCTGGGAGGTGTGGAACCGCGAGGACTACCTCAACTACCGCAACTCGACGCCGCGGTTCGTCGCCGAGTTCGGCTGGCAGGCGCCGCCGGCGTGGACGACGCTGCGCGACGCGGTCTCCGACGAGCCGATGCTGCCCGACTCGCCCGGCGTGCTGCACCACCAGAAGGCCGAGGACGGCAACGGCAAACTGGCCCGCGGCCTCGCCCCGCACTTCGGCGACCCGGCATCGCTGAGCGTCGAGGCCTGGCACTATCTGACCCAGCTCAACCAAGTCCGTGCGATCCGGACCGGGGTTGAGCACTGGCAGTCGCACTGGCCGCACACCGGCGGCAGCATCCTCTGGCAGCTCAACGACCTGTGGCCGGTCACCTCGTGGGCCGCGATCGACGGCGCAGGCCGACACAAGCCGCTCTACCACGCGCTGCACGAGCTCTACGCCCCGCGCGCGCTCACCATCCAGCCCCGTGACCGTGCCCTGGTCGTGGCGGTGCTCAACGACCACCCTGCCGCGTGGACCGGAACCGTGCTGATCGAGCGGCAGGACACCGGCGGCGCGGTGCTCGCCTCCACCGTCCAGCACGTGTCGGTGGCCGCGCGATCGGTGACCCTGATCCCGGTGCCCGCCGACCTGGTCGGCGAGGTGCTGGTGGCTCGACTCGACGACGCTCGCGCGCTCTGGTTCCCCACCGAATACTCGTCCGACGACCCGGCGCTCACCATCGACGTCGAGTCCGTCCCGGGCGGTCTCGACGTGCACGTGCGCGCCGTCGGGCTGGCCCGCGACCTGCTGCTGCAGCCCGATCGGATCCACCCGCAAGCCACCGTCGACCGCGGCTTCGTCACCCTGCTGGCCGGCGAGTCCACTGTGTTCCACGTCCGCGCACCGATCGAGCTCGACCCCACGCTGGTCAAAACCCCGTGGGTGCTCACCGACCTCTCCTCCGTCCTGAACCGGGGTAAGAATTGA
- a CDS encoding cellulase family glycosylhydrolase, with the protein MRLLRAATIVLTLVTSVFTVPSAAYATPPRQGFVTRAGAELRLNGKPFRFAGTNAYWLGLDENVGGIDYPTYFRIRDAIDTAKGMGMTVIRSHMLVSSGHPKTLLPSKETGYNDDAFKTIDYAIAYAGQAGIRLILPLTDNWAYYHGGHADFTKPYGLPDAAFYTDPRVIADYQAYVWHVMQHVNPLTGKRYIDDPTIMAWELGNELEGMTPEWIGANAATFAGWAPRQLIAAGRRFDIDPDTLGAAAVDIVDVHYYPPTAAKVQADAATVAAAGKVYIAGEYASTAAGSALLDPLVTDRNVTGMLSWSLFGHHDRSGFVQHDDGFTFHYPGDDARMTAANQAQIAYAKALGASIPKQPAGTPLITAIDKRGGLNVLQWRGAAGAAGYRVERAPTERGPWQPAYNGLLTDDDTPWTDLTAPGNAWYRVVAGNRRSQPQYVGATDTVLVDPLESFGLTSGHTGVEIHPGTDHATVRPTGNGPAWVSWQHAGTRKVRFDIAADRHHDLAIQVSDDGVIWRTVGSHADRDSVTAATAGSAHVRVLWTGRGRAGITGATFWAADPAPITGRPAAFGVTAPAAGATDVIGPEAFAWEPSAGAGYYTLTVSRHPDLSDPVLTATGLATTTHTPAHGLDPATTWYWSVRATNAAGSSSTPVASFATRALPSAPATIDDFEGYADSAALAAAYPRNTGGDVVTPTLIPASSGSGHAMQLDVTAGSSGYAGVSHTFTTPVDLWGQQGIELVLNRSATQASITLQFVANGVYWEHTLPAGTPSGVVRVPFTSFAQPPWAPSGALDLRKFTQLSIYLGGSDSGRLTVDNVSAYPAGQ; encoded by the coding sequence TTGAGACTGCTGCGTGCCGCGACGATCGTCCTCACCCTCGTGACCAGCGTGTTCACCGTTCCGTCCGCCGCCTACGCCACCCCACCACGTCAGGGCTTCGTCACCCGCGCCGGCGCGGAACTGCGGCTCAACGGCAAGCCGTTCCGCTTCGCCGGCACCAACGCCTACTGGCTCGGCCTCGACGAGAACGTGGGCGGGATCGACTACCCCACCTATTTCCGCATCCGCGACGCGATCGACACCGCCAAGGGCATGGGGATGACCGTCATCCGGTCACACATGCTGGTGTCCTCCGGCCACCCCAAGACGCTGCTGCCGTCGAAGGAGACCGGCTACAACGACGACGCCTTCAAAACCATCGACTACGCGATCGCGTACGCCGGTCAGGCCGGCATCCGGCTGATCCTGCCGCTCACCGACAACTGGGCGTACTACCACGGCGGGCACGCCGACTTCACCAAGCCGTACGGGCTGCCCGACGCCGCGTTCTATACCGACCCCCGGGTCATCGCGGACTACCAGGCCTACGTCTGGCACGTGATGCAGCACGTCAACCCGCTCACCGGCAAGCGCTACATCGACGATCCGACGATCATGGCATGGGAGCTCGGCAACGAGCTGGAAGGCATGACCCCGGAGTGGATCGGCGCCAACGCCGCGACCTTCGCCGGCTGGGCACCCCGGCAACTGATCGCCGCCGGCCGCCGGTTCGACATCGACCCGGACACCCTCGGCGCCGCCGCCGTCGACATCGTCGACGTGCACTACTACCCGCCGACCGCGGCCAAGGTGCAAGCCGACGCGGCCACCGTCGCCGCGGCCGGCAAGGTCTACATCGCCGGGGAGTACGCTTCGACCGCCGCCGGCAGTGCCCTGCTTGACCCCCTGGTCACCGACCGCAACGTCACCGGGATGCTGTCCTGGTCGCTGTTCGGCCACCACGACCGCTCCGGGTTCGTGCAGCACGACGACGGGTTCACCTTCCACTACCCCGGCGACGACGCGCGGATGACCGCTGCCAACCAGGCGCAGATCGCGTACGCGAAAGCCCTCGGCGCCTCGATCCCCAAGCAGCCCGCCGGTACCCCGCTGATCACTGCGATCGACAAGCGCGGCGGCCTCAATGTCCTGCAATGGCGCGGCGCCGCCGGCGCCGCCGGCTACCGGGTGGAACGCGCGCCGACCGAGCGCGGCCCCTGGCAGCCCGCCTACAACGGGCTGCTCACCGACGACGACACCCCGTGGACCGACCTCACCGCGCCCGGCAACGCCTGGTACCGCGTTGTTGCCGGCAACCGGCGGTCGCAGCCGCAGTACGTCGGCGCCACCGACACCGTGCTGGTCGACCCGCTGGAGAGCTTCGGCCTGACCAGCGGCCACACCGGCGTGGAGATTCACCCCGGCACCGACCACGCCACCGTGCGGCCGACCGGCAACGGGCCCGCCTGGGTGAGCTGGCAGCACGCCGGAACCCGCAAGGTGCGGTTCGACATTGCCGCAGACCGGCACCACGATCTGGCGATCCAGGTCTCCGATGACGGGGTGATCTGGCGCACCGTCGGGTCGCACGCCGACCGGGACTCGGTCACGGCGGCCACGGCCGGCTCCGCCCACGTGCGGGTCCTCTGGACCGGACGGGGGCGCGCCGGCATCACCGGTGCGACGTTCTGGGCGGCCGACCCCGCGCCGATCACCGGCCGGCCCGCGGCCTTCGGGGTGACCGCGCCGGCCGCCGGAGCCACCGACGTGATCGGCCCGGAGGCCTTCGCCTGGGAACCGTCGGCGGGTGCCGGCTACTACACACTCACCGTCTCGCGGCATCCCGACCTGAGCGACCCGGTGCTCACCGCGACCGGGCTGGCCACCACCACTCACACCCCGGCACACGGGCTCGACCCGGCCACCACCTGGTACTGGAGCGTCCGCGCCACCAATGCGGCCGGCAGCAGCAGCACCCCGGTCGCCTCGTTCGCCACGCGGGCCCTGCCGTCGGCGCCGGCCACGATCGACGACTTCGAGGGATACGCCGACAGCGCCGCGCTCGCCGCCGCCTACCCGCGCAACACCGGTGGCGACGTGGTGACACCCACGCTGATCCCGGCGTCCTCCGGTAGCGGTCACGCCATGCAACTCGACGTGACCGCGGGCAGCTCCGGCTACGCGGGCGTCAGCCACACCTTCACCACCCCGGTCGACCTGTGGGGACAACAGGGCATCGAACTCGTGCTGAACCGCTCCGCGACCCAGGCAAGCATCACCCTTCAGTTCGTCGCCAACGGGGTCTACTGGGAGCACACCCTCCCGGCCGGTACGCCCTCCGGCGTCGTCCGGGTGCCGTTCACGTCGTTCGCGCAGCCGCCGTGGGCTCCGTCCGGGGCGCTCGACCTGCGGAAATTCACCCAACTGTCGATCTACCTCGGCGGCAGCGACTCCGGCCGGCTGACCGTCGACAACGTGTCCGCGTACCCCGCCGGACAGTGA
- a CDS encoding ABC transporter ATP-binding protein: protein MIAPLDTSFDGSRPLRTTWRLLAPSRWRVLAALLAFGIKDSPVWLLPLLTAGIIDVVVEHRPMGQLWFNAAVLAVVLLQNLPVTMLWVRLMSRIVRSLGTRLRSMLASRLQHLSIGYHTRTGTSLAQTKVVRDVENVELMLQQVTQTGASALFILLGALTLTALRVPQFVGVFLLVVPVAAGLVAVVRRLSGARNEQFRRRMEQLNARVGEMSTLMPITRAHGLEQVALHRVRGTVEEVGAAGFRLDLINGRLGALSWVSYQLLGAACLVGAGWAAYTGMLPVSAGDVVLLSSYFALLTSAVVMLFGLAPIITRGLESLRSIGEVLQAPDIEHNEGKRVVTQVTGAIELRDVRYGFDPQPHVAPAVDGIDLRITPGETIALVGASGAGKSTVLNLLLGFLRPTSGSILLDGVEMEEIDLRTYRRFLSVVPQESVLFDGTVRENVTYGRADVPAATVRAALRDANALDFVEQLPAGWDTVVGERGARLSGGQRQRLAIARALVRDPRVLLLDEATSALDGESEQQVQQALARLMHGRTTVVVAHRLSTIRTADRVAVLDAGRIVELGTHIELLARGGAYARLYAAQSPP, encoded by the coding sequence GTGATCGCCCCGCTCGACACGTCATTCGACGGCAGCCGGCCGCTACGCACCACATGGCGGCTGCTGGCGCCCAGCCGGTGGCGGGTGCTGGCCGCTCTGCTCGCCTTCGGGATCAAGGACAGCCCGGTCTGGCTGCTGCCGCTGCTCACCGCCGGCATCATCGACGTCGTCGTGGAACACCGGCCGATGGGGCAACTGTGGTTCAACGCGGCCGTGCTGGCCGTCGTGCTGCTGCAGAATCTGCCGGTGACCATGCTCTGGGTCCGGCTGATGAGCCGGATCGTGCGCAGCCTCGGCACCCGGCTGCGGTCCATGCTGGCCAGCCGCCTGCAGCACCTGTCGATCGGCTACCACACCAGGACCGGCACCAGCCTCGCGCAGACCAAGGTCGTCCGCGACGTCGAGAACGTGGAACTGATGCTGCAGCAGGTCACCCAGACCGGCGCTTCGGCACTGTTCATCCTGCTCGGCGCGCTCACCCTCACCGCGTTGCGAGTACCGCAGTTCGTCGGCGTGTTCCTGCTGGTCGTGCCGGTGGCGGCGGGCCTCGTCGCGGTGGTGCGCCGACTGTCGGGCGCCCGCAACGAACAGTTCCGCCGGCGGATGGAGCAGCTGAACGCTCGCGTCGGCGAAATGTCCACGTTGATGCCGATCACCCGGGCGCACGGGCTTGAACAAGTGGCCCTGCACCGGGTCCGTGGAACGGTGGAGGAGGTCGGCGCGGCCGGCTTCCGGCTCGACTTGATCAACGGGCGGCTCGGCGCGCTGTCCTGGGTCTCCTACCAGTTGCTCGGCGCCGCCTGCCTGGTCGGCGCGGGCTGGGCCGCGTACACCGGGATGCTGCCCGTCAGCGCCGGCGACGTGGTCCTGCTCAGCAGCTATTTCGCGTTGCTGACCTCGGCCGTCGTGATGCTGTTCGGCCTCGCCCCGATCATCACCCGGGGCCTGGAGTCGTTGCGCTCCATCGGCGAAGTCCTACAAGCGCCGGACATCGAGCACAACGAGGGCAAACGCGTCGTCACCCAGGTGACCGGCGCGATCGAGCTGCGCGATGTCCGATACGGCTTCGACCCGCAGCCCCACGTCGCCCCGGCCGTCGACGGCATCGACCTGCGCATCACGCCCGGTGAGACGATCGCGCTGGTCGGTGCGTCCGGGGCGGGCAAATCCACGGTGCTGAACCTGTTGCTCGGCTTCCTGCGGCCCACGTCCGGAAGCATCCTGCTGGACGGAGTGGAAATGGAGGAGATCGATCTGCGTACGTACCGGCGGTTCCTGTCCGTGGTCCCGCAGGAATCGGTGCTGTTCGACGGCACGGTGCGGGAGAACGTCACCTACGGGCGTGCGGACGTGCCGGCGGCGACCGTGCGGGCGGCACTGCGGGACGCGAACGCGCTGGATTTCGTGGAGCAGCTTCCGGCCGGCTGGGACACCGTGGTGGGGGAACGCGGCGCCCGGCTCTCCGGCGGCCAGCGGCAGCGGCTGGCGATCGCCCGGGCGCTGGTCCGCGACCCCCGCGTGCTGCTGCTCGACGAGGCGACCTCGGCCCTGGACGGCGAGTCGGAGCAGCAGGTTCAGCAGGCGCTGGCCCGCCTGATGCACGGGCGGACCACCGTCGTCGTGGCGCACCGGCTGTCCACGATCCGCACCGCCGACCGGGTGGCGGTGCTGGACGCCGGCCGGATCGTGGAGCTCGGCACACACATCGAACTACTCGCCCGCGGCGGCGCCTACGCCCGGCTGTACGCCGCCCAGTCACCGCCCTGA
- a CDS encoding PHB depolymerase family esterase — MKRSFAYVVAALSLSGMLGSPAAASSGHSACRRAAGAGEQTVGVTFAGTEYPVTVYVPVGVRPGTRLPAILNLHGTQSNGSNQLHYSDMAAAADAGRFLVVAPSGNIPAAGGFAWNVPGVGTPPAGARDDVGFLSEVIATAVRSLCADPARVYGTGYSGGGRMISAFACHRADRIAAIAPVAGLRAGRPDPLDKTRPDPASCQPVQPVPVLTFHGQQDHTNPYQGGGSEYWSYPVPVAQQRWAQLDGCRGAARTVAVSTHVTRTSYRKCRSGSEVTLYTVADGGHTWPGTPIDNGNGMVTQEINANTLMWQFFRRHRLRSF, encoded by the coding sequence ATGAAAAGATCTTTCGCCTACGTGGTGGCAGCCTTGTCGTTGTCCGGAATGCTCGGGTCACCCGCCGCGGCCAGTTCCGGTCACTCGGCCTGCCGACGCGCGGCCGGAGCGGGCGAGCAGACCGTCGGGGTCACCTTCGCCGGCACCGAATACCCGGTGACCGTCTACGTCCCCGTCGGAGTGCGGCCGGGCACCAGGCTGCCCGCGATCCTCAACCTGCACGGAACGCAGAGCAACGGTAGCAACCAGCTGCATTACAGCGACATGGCAGCCGCGGCCGACGCCGGCCGTTTCCTGGTCGTGGCGCCCAGCGGCAACATCCCGGCCGCTGGCGGTTTCGCCTGGAACGTGCCCGGCGTGGGCACTCCCCCGGCCGGCGCCCGCGACGACGTCGGCTTCCTCAGCGAGGTGATCGCCACAGCTGTGCGGTCGCTCTGCGCCGACCCGGCCCGCGTCTACGGCACCGGCTACTCCGGCGGCGGCCGGATGATCTCGGCGTTCGCGTGTCACCGTGCCGACCGGATCGCCGCCATCGCGCCGGTCGCCGGGCTGCGCGCCGGGCGACCCGACCCACTCGACAAGACCAGACCCGACCCGGCGTCGTGCCAGCCCGTGCAACCCGTACCGGTCCTCACCTTCCACGGCCAGCAGGACCACACCAACCCTTACCAGGGCGGCGGCTCGGAATACTGGAGCTACCCGGTCCCGGTGGCGCAGCAGCGGTGGGCGCAGCTCGACGGGTGCCGCGGGGCGGCTCGGACGGTCGCGGTCAGCACACACGTGACGCGGACGTCGTACCGGAAATGTCGCTCCGGAAGTGAAGTCACCCTCTACACCGTCGCGGACGGCGGGCACACCTGGCCCGGCACCCCGATCGACAACGGCAACGGCATGGTGACCCAGGAGATCAACGCCAACACGCTGATGTGGCAGTTCTTCCGGCGCCATAGACTTCGCAGTTTCTGA
- a CDS encoding glycosyl hydrolase, with product MRIPRPFWAVSAALVLIGAGIVHNASPASAFPATPKSTVINYLKSITGTSIVSGQHNKEPASQPAQYTAQVKAITGQYPGLWGGDMMFTSTDIANRQAVINQARTEWANGSLVALTWHACSPTVGASCNFDGGVKTSISDAQFQQIVTPGTTLYNTWRSRMAAVVPYLKQLKDAGVPVLWRPFHEMNESWNWWGHRSGSNGSLKLYQQMRDYFTSQGLDNLIWVWNVQDNPAGGWGDFYPGSNYVDVVTLDAWYKSYPSSADYSQIQSIAAGKPIAIAEMGKVPTSSLLTSQPKWTYFMIWSEQLRGSNTNAEIQTAYFLPRVLNQGEIRLS from the coding sequence ATGAGAATCCCCCGTCCGTTCTGGGCCGTCAGCGCCGCTCTGGTGCTGATCGGCGCGGGCATCGTCCACAACGCGTCACCCGCGTCGGCGTTCCCGGCCACCCCGAAGTCCACCGTCATCAACTACCTGAAGTCGATCACCGGCACCTCGATCGTCTCCGGTCAGCACAACAAGGAACCGGCCAGCCAGCCCGCGCAGTACACCGCACAGGTCAAAGCCATCACCGGGCAGTACCCCGGCCTGTGGGGCGGCGACATGATGTTCACCTCCACCGACATCGCCAACCGGCAGGCCGTGATCAACCAAGCCAGGACCGAGTGGGCCAACGGCTCACTGGTGGCGCTCACCTGGCACGCCTGCTCCCCCACCGTCGGCGCCAGCTGCAACTTCGACGGCGGCGTGAAGACCAGCATCTCCGACGCGCAGTTCCAGCAGATCGTCACGCCCGGCACCACGCTCTACAACACGTGGCGCAGCCGGATGGCGGCGGTCGTACCGTACCTGAAGCAGTTGAAGGACGCCGGCGTGCCGGTGCTCTGGCGGCCGTTCCACGAGATGAACGAGAGCTGGAACTGGTGGGGTCACCGGTCGGGCTCGAACGGTAGCCTCAAGCTCTATCAGCAGATGCGTGACTACTTCACCAGCCAGGGCCTGGACAACCTGATCTGGGTGTGGAACGTGCAGGACAACCCGGCCGGCGGCTGGGGCGACTTCTACCCCGGCAGCAACTACGTCGACGTGGTCACTCTCGACGCCTGGTACAAGAGTTACCCGTCGTCGGCGGACTACTCGCAGATCCAGTCGATCGCGGCCGGCAAACCGATCGCGATCGCCGAGATGGGCAAGGTCCCGACCAGCAGCCTCTTGACCAGTCAGCCGAAGTGGACCTACTTCATGATCTGGTCCGAGCAGCTGCGCGGCAGTAACACCAACGCCGAGATCCAGACGGCGTACTTCCTGCCCCGCGTCCTCAACCAGGGCGAGATCCGCCTGAGCTGA
- a CDS encoding VOC family protein: MRPQLTTLTVEAPDPAGPGRFWAALLGREMIVDAAGVRLPGDDTQVGLRFVAGRAGRLGTNRIHLHLTSDDPDDQQRIVAAALDLGGRHLDVGQRPEEGHIVLADPAGYEFCVIEPGNDFLAGCGPLGELACDGTREVGLFWSRALGWPLVWDQDGETAIQSPHGGTKIAWGGPPLRPKTEPSRQLFELVTDSVDELLSLGATRLGPGLLADPDGNEFRIRPA, translated from the coding sequence ATGCGCCCACAACTGACGACCCTGACCGTTGAAGCACCCGACCCGGCCGGACCGGGCCGGTTCTGGGCCGCCCTGCTCGGCCGCGAGATGATCGTGGACGCCGCCGGCGTGCGCCTGCCGGGCGACGACACCCAGGTCGGGCTGCGGTTCGTGGCCGGCCGCGCCGGCCGGCTCGGCACCAACCGCATCCACCTGCACCTGACCAGCGACGACCCGGACGATCAGCAGCGGATCGTGGCGGCCGCGCTCGACCTCGGCGGCCGGCACCTCGACGTCGGCCAGCGTCCCGAAGAGGGACACATCGTGCTCGCCGACCCGGCGGGATACGAGTTCTGCGTGATCGAACCCGGCAACGACTTCCTGGCCGGGTGCGGCCCGCTCGGCGAACTGGCCTGCGACGGCACCCGGGAGGTCGGCCTGTTCTGGAGCCGGGCGCTGGGCTGGCCGCTGGTCTGGGACCAGGACGGGGAGACCGCGATCCAGTCTCCGCACGGCGGCACCAAAATCGCCTGGGGTGGCCCGCCGCTGCGCCCGAAGACCGAGCCGAGCCGGCAGCTGTTCGAGCTGGTGACCGACTCGGTCGACGAACTGCTCAGCCTGGGCGCCACCCGGCTGGGCCCCGGCCTGCTCGCCGACCCGGACGGCAACGAGTTTCGGATCCGGCCCGCCTGA
- a CDS encoding DoxX family protein, whose protein sequence is MRGNPFSEAVWALFRGVIGLLFALHGVSTVFGVFGGNRGSGHAAAVGSWPGWYAGVIQLVCGLLVLVGLLTVPAAILASGSMAYAYFTVHQPHGLLPLENGGDAPALFCWAFLAIAVVGAGRWSLDALRRSRTPSLETVDA, encoded by the coding sequence ATGCGCGGGAATCCCTTCAGCGAGGCTGTCTGGGCGCTGTTCCGGGGCGTGATCGGGCTGCTGTTCGCCCTGCACGGAGTGTCGACGGTGTTCGGCGTCTTCGGCGGCAACCGCGGCAGCGGGCACGCGGCGGCGGTGGGCAGCTGGCCCGGCTGGTACGCCGGCGTCATCCAGCTGGTCTGCGGCCTGCTCGTGCTGGTCGGCCTGCTGACGGTGCCGGCCGCGATCCTGGCCTCCGGCTCCATGGCGTACGCCTATTTCACCGTGCACCAGCCGCACGGCCTGCTCCCGTTGGAGAACGGCGGCGACGCGCCGGCCCTGTTCTGCTGGGCGTTCCTGGCCATCGCGGTGGTCGGCGCGGGCCGCTGGTCGCTCGACGCGCTGCGCCGCTCGCGGACGCCGTCGCTGGAGACGGTCGACGCCTGA
- a CDS encoding GNAT family N-acetyltransferase: MTVTHHRFDGMLGAWLRAWTRSRGTPVPETVPGGWRVDVGLPGHRQRYLLHTYDRRSLSDLARRESAPGTWIKTAGGEADLHAAVPPGWERADTYQFMTITFGARPLTLPSTYTMAIDRTGPLSTVTIIGEQGDVAASGRLVADGAFGMVDRIETAAGHRRRGLGTAVMNTLARAALDGGARTGVLIATDDGRQLYESLGWSARVPIAAAFVPEVTDS, translated from the coding sequence GTGACGGTGACTCACCATCGGTTCGACGGCATGCTCGGCGCCTGGCTGCGCGCCTGGACCCGGTCCCGCGGGACGCCGGTCCCGGAGACGGTCCCCGGCGGCTGGCGTGTCGACGTCGGACTGCCCGGCCACCGCCAGCGGTATCTGCTGCACACCTACGACCGGCGGTCCCTGTCCGACCTGGCCCGCCGGGAGAGCGCCCCGGGCACCTGGATCAAGACGGCCGGCGGCGAGGCCGACCTGCACGCGGCCGTCCCGCCCGGGTGGGAGCGCGCCGACACTTACCAGTTCATGACGATCACCTTCGGCGCGCGCCCACTGACGCTGCCATCGACGTACACCATGGCAATCGACCGAACCGGTCCGCTCAGCACCGTCACGATCATCGGCGAGCAGGGGGATGTTGCCGCCTCGGGGCGGCTGGTGGCCGACGGTGCATTCGGCATGGTCGACCGGATCGAGACGGCTGCCGGGCACCGCCGCCGCGGCCTGGGCACCGCCGTGATGAACACGCTGGCCCGGGCCGCGCTCGACGGCGGCGCCCGCACCGGTGTCCTGATCGCCACCGACGACGGCCGGCAGCTCTACGAGTCACTCGGCTGGTCCGCTCGCGTCCCGATCGCCGCCGCCTTCGTCCCCGAAGTCACGGACTCCTGA